Below is a genomic region from Rosa chinensis cultivar Old Blush chromosome 5, RchiOBHm-V2, whole genome shotgun sequence.
GATCTTGAGCATGATCAGTAATGCCGACAGTTGCAGACTTTCCATCAACCTTCACCCATTCGTGAGAATTAGCATAGTTGAGATCCTTCACAACTGCATATAAATGGAAATGTAAAAGCTGCATCACCATGAAGCtataaatataacaaaatagaaCCAGTCGAAAAGCCAACTACAATTCTATCTAGTTCAATAATAAGAATCTCTTTCTGAGTCTGCACACAGAACAACATCATACATCAACTTTAGTATTAGGCCCCTATCTCCGCTACTGACGAATTGAATATGTAATCAGATAACATCATTGGGATAATAACAAaagatttattttccttttcccaTTATTATAACGTGTCAACTGGTTAAAACAAGAAATTATAAGACCAAACCAAATCTTCATGTTCATGACACCCACTTTCCATTTGTTTCAATTGCTTCTAATGGAAAAAGTCGCAACCAACCacagataaaaaaaagaagatcctTTTCCTCCTTGGTCAACATTTGCTCATTCAAAATCCATACCACTCTGTCAAAACTAACCACAGTAATTCACAGCTGAAACCAACCGTGGCATCATAAATGGCAGATCCCTATATCTCACTAACATCCAAATATGCAAAGGGACCCGAAGAACCCACTAATCTCCGCAACACTAAATCCAAAACCCACATCCACATCAAACCATTTGGCCAAAAAAACACACAACCCATCAATAAAAATCAGATCTTTGGTTGCCACAATCACAGATCAAGCACAACAAAAAACCAAACTCCAAAAAGAGATCCATATTCAAAAGCATTCATCTTTACAAACATCATCCTAGAAttcaactacaaaaatagaaaagctCTGATCTTTGAGAGCTTACCAGAAGCAAACCCTCTGTGGGTCACTTGGATTCTGAGGTATGAAGCAGCCCTTGAAGCCAACCTTGAAGCCATTTGTGAATGAATCCGACCAAACACTACCACTCTGCCTCTTCtcgtttttaatatataaatcgCAGTCTCTCTGTTTTATATATAGTGCGGTTGGTGCTTTGGTTGGTGTAGCTTTTTATTTTGGCCCTTCcctaattttgatcatttgtaTAAAGGacgtaaatttttttttatttaacagAACGAATATTTggagaaaatttccaaaaaataaaaaaattgggaAATTTATACGAGGTGGTGTGTCAACTTTTGTCAACAAACCCAATAAGCACGGAAAAGCTGAAGTTGGTGAGGGGCAGAGTGAGGTAGACAGTGTTGGATTCTAATAGTGACGGCACCGTGGTGGTTCAAAGGTTGCATGGAATTTCCATAACATCATGGGTCTCTTTAGCACTAGTGAGTGGACCGACATTTTGCATTTTTCATTTTGACCCACATGTGGTATTTTGGTTTTTCTAATACCCTTTTCTACATTGCAAATCTGGATCATGTTAGTGTAAAATTAAAGTATTATAAGAACTTGGATCCTTCTTTGCACTAGTGTGAATGCCTTCTTCAGTTTCTTGGAAATCAACATGATTACAGAAACAGTAAAACTGAAATGAGCCATACGAGGATGAGCTAATGTCAGTCATGAATGTTTGGAGGGGCAGAACATGTTTGTGATCAATATTATTGACACAATGCCTCCATCAGATAGGTAAGACAGTCCTGACATCCTTGTGCATTGTTCTAATAACAACACTGACCTGCTTGGTTTGATCTTCGCTTGAGCAGGAAGCAAGAAGTACTTTGGCAGTTCCGCCATCTGGATAGCAACCCGCATCAATCATTTCTTCAAAAATTTCCACGCATCTTGTGTATAGTTTCTTCCTAGAGTATGCTCCAAGACGAGAAGTCCATGTCACAACATCAGGTTTTAATTTCTTTGCTGGAAGTGATTGGAAGAGCTCTTCCATCTTGTCGAAAAATCCTGCCCTTCCATATATGTTAATCAAGATGTTATATGTACTGATATCAGCTGCATATGGTCCTTTTTCCAGTGCAGTCAAAACTTCCTCCATTTTTTCTAGCTGACCTAGCCGGCCATACAGGTTTAGCATACTGTTAATCACAAATGTGTCTAGCTCCAGCCCGGATTCTCGCATCTGGTTCACAATGTCTTCACATCTAGCTACATTCCCAGCTTTGGAGTAGGCAGATAAAAGTAGCATATGGGATTTGATTGTTGGGGTTATTCCTAATCGCTTCATCTCTTCAAACGCAGCTTGCGCGTCTGATGAGTAAAGATTATGAAATTAATTCAGGTGAAGTGAGTGAAAAATGTTAATTTAACCTTCATCTCTTCAAAGGCTAAATGTTAAATTACCTTCATGCAGACCCCCTCTACCATATGCATCTACCATGATATTATATGAAGCTCTATCTGGTTCACATCCCATGTGCTGCATCAAAGAGAAAATTTCTGCAGCTCCATAAGGGTATCCTGCTCGACTGTTAAGAGAGAAATGTCAAAGAAATTTGGGTCATATTGAACCAACTTGGACATATATTTACTCTTAAAACATGTTATGCACTTTATATATTTTCAAAGCTTTCCTGTTTCCTATAATATATTATATGATGTAATTCAGAACAAGTTCAGTATTGTACCATGAAATGATTTCACAATCATGGAACCTTAAAGAACAAAGCTCATCAGATATTAACCTGTAAGCTTCCATAAGGGCATTGTAAGCATACACATCAGGCTCTAGCCCTGCCTCTTGTAGCTGCTCAAATATCTCTTCTGCTTTCTCACAATTTCCTTCCCTAGCAAATGAATTTATCAAAGCAGTATATGTGCATATGTTCGGTTTACATTTCTGACTTCTCATTTCGCGGAACAGTTTTAGGGCCATATAGGATTTTCTTGCCTGCAAAATATTTGAACTTTGATGAGACGTTGTATACTTGTATTGTATTGCATTGTTTAAGCAGGCAAGCAATACAACATGTGAGTACATGACATTTTCTTGTTAGTCATTCAAAGAACATACAACTTGAAGATATATTACACAAAATACTATGTTGTCAATTCTGCTCACCTTCCCATATATATTGATTAACATAGTATAAGTGTCGGCAGATGGTTCGCATTGATCTCTTTTCATCCTCTGAAAGATCTCTTCTGCTTTTTGAGGGTTTCCTCCTTTTATCAACCCATTAATATAAGCATCAAACACAATTGCACCTGAGTAAAATTAGGATCTTTCTGCATGAATTCACATTGTTCTTAGTGTAAAGGAAATGTAATCAATCGTATCTGATAAACTAACAAGAGATGTTTAGGAAAAGTAAGGCACATCTGAAACCAAATCTCTAAGATATAACTGAAATAAGAAAGAACAGTAGCATACAGGTTATACtgatacttttccacatttcaTTATGTAAGTTGTCAACTTAGCTCCTCCAACTAACTACATGTTTACTTATATGTATAAGCAGCTAGTAATTGAAAAAGACACATACTTGGAGGAAGACCATACTTGCGCATTTCACCAAAAATGGCTTCAGCCCTATCTAGCAATCCAGACTTGCAGTAGGCCTTTATAAGAAGGGCATAAGTGTCCTCGGTGGGAATGCATCGAGCTTCAAGAAGTTCCAAATAAGTGGATTCTGCCTCTTTATGCAGTGATTTCTGCCCATAAGCGTCTAGCAGTAAATTGTAGCAGATTACATCTGGCTTGTAGGAGCTCTTGTGCAATATCCACTCACACATCTAGCCAGCATTACAACATTACACTCAGCCAAATCGTATATAGTAATGAAATTCAATAAGCAGTAGGTTGTACAAGTTTCTCACCAAGATTATGGAATCCCACATTTTATTGAGACGAAGTTGAACAGCTACATTAATGATGTCATCCCATATGATATGAGAGGCCGGAAGAGTGTCAAGAACTTCCCATATTTTAATTCTGTCCGCTTCGTTCTGTACAATGTCCAGAATCTGCTCAGCAGTGGGGCTCATCACTGGGAAAATTCCATCAACAAACCCGGATCCATACTTCCATCCTCGGCTCCTTAGAGAACCACCTATACAAAGAAGACCAGCCCGCAATTTTGAACATGGTGTATGCAATAACAGCTACTGCTAAGACAACAAAATGAGTGCAATGTTCTGATTACATCGTTTCCTAGACACTTTCTTGTGGTTGAAGCTTCTGAATTTCCCGCGTTTGTCAATATAGATGGTGTCAAGCTTAGGCTTGCTCTTTCCAGCAGCTCCACCATTGGAACTCTTGGCTTTCCATCTGCAATTAGTCTTGCAGCTTCTTGATCCAATGAAAATGTAGCTAATGGCGCGCTCAACAGTCAACCTACATAAGTATATGAGTATATCAAATGAAATTACCATTTCTACAGAGGAAGTAAATTAGTTGATCATCCAGAAGAAAACTCTTGCTTAAACATCACAAATCCTTTCAAAGTTTTGTGCTAAATGGACCATGAAAGTACCAAAAGTTACGAAAAGACCACTCATATTTGGGAACAGATATGAATAGAAAGAAACAGACAACAAAGAAGGCATCTGAGGAAGTAATACCGGATAACAAAGATAATGCCTTCGGTTTTTATACAACAAGTCATAAACTCATTATAATCCAGCATTCCTATCAAGACAGAACAGGGTCCTAAGAAACATAATACAATGCAAGACTGATAGTTTCATTTTTGCAACTGTCACTCAGACAGTTTTATGCTACTGATGGTTACTTTCTTCTACAGCCAGTTCCAATAATCCATTAAATTAAATGCCATGGAAATGAACAATGAAGAACGAGATAAGAATATCGAACTCAATAGACAATAGCCCAGAACGAGGACTGAGACTTACATGAATACTTGGAGGAGGAAATGGAGGAAGAGCTTACAGTTTGGACGTTTGGTATTTTGCGGGTTTTGAGTGTGCAAGAAAGAAGATAGTCTTGATAACATGCAATGGGTGAAGGACAAAAACTACAGATATCTGGCGCGTATAGACAaacctttgttttatttttcttctaattttaCCATTTCAGAATTATTTGGTGCTTTTAGGACGATTAGAAATTGATGGCAATATTGAAACTTATCCATCGAGTTTTAACCAATTTAGTTGGTGACTTGGGTACTTTGGAAAACCAACGGCATAATAACCTTACGAAACTATGCCCTTGGAGCTAGTTAACCATGCTATGCAAATAATCTTTCAACAGTAATCAGTTTAAACTGAATGTCATTTTCATGAAACCATGAGCCATTGGAAATGATGATGAAGTCTGCATTCATCAAATGCGAATCCAACACACGAATTTCCACCTTAAATTCATCCAGCTGAGTTAATAAACATGGTACAAATTGTTCGGAATGAGTCTTTAAGAGTTTGAAGGCTTAAAAATCCAGGGCTATTAATGATGGCAAAATGCTGCTTCAGCCCAAAAGGTTTGTGATTTGGTTCCAAAAGATCGACATAATTGTAACACATTAAATCACTTTCGCACTATCAACCATCTTGCAACCTATAACCATTGCAGATTGTGTCTGGTAACAGGAACACTACTCGACTTCAGCCAAATAATCTTCAATCTCTGCTGGGGATAGCACCCTGCAACAAAATAAGAATGCAAAGGCAATTCAGCCACAAATCAATTACTCAATGAGAAAATCACCAAGCAAGAATGATAACAAACTAGCTTTTGATAAAAGAATGGGCAAAATTATTGTCAGGGGCAACtgatattaataaaagaaatattttGATGACTCTATGATTCAAAGATGTGGGGCAATGTCAAAAGGTTTGGCACACATGAATACATGGACCTCTGCTAGGTCTATACAGGTACTGCTGACAACTAGGGTTTTTAAGGCCAGATGCAGTTGGGACTTCTACTACAGCAGTAGAGGCTAGAAATATAACTTTGTAAAGTTCATTTTATATAAAGAGACAGGTAAGTctgtaaaaaaaacaaagaagccaATTTAATCAAAGCCAACCTCTAGCATTAGCTACTTGATGAAAGGAGGTGAAGGGTTTTCATTACCAATACATTTGCCATTATTATGTCATTTAAGCTGCTGTTATCTTGCTGATCTGTTTAAATGCATCCTATATCTCACTGAAGTATTTGTAGAAGCAAATATCTTGCAGTTAATTAGAGTTAATAGCAAAGATGCCTAAAAATTAGAATTAAAAGCATTTCTGCTATTTACAGCTTGTTCAGACTTCAAAGAATAAATTTCCCATACAATATCCCAACTGATAACATCTATCATTATATCACACACAAAATCTGACAAAAACTTTGACATCAGCAAATTTAGTTAGTTAGGAAGTAAGTATGGAGCTTGCCTGAATATTTTGTCTTCGCCAATTATTCCAATCTCAATGTTCTTCCCTGAGATCTGTCCTTCAAATCTGCAACCAATAGGAAGCAACTGATTAAACCAATGACACAAATACAAAACTTAAAACTGAAACAGAATAGATTGCAGGCTTAATGCTGACATGCAAGAAAGGAAGAGCAATGAACTAGCATAACCACCTTGTAAATATGGTACCAAATACTTTAAACTAAGACAATGATTGAATGACGGCAACTCAAGCCAGTACTTGTATTTGCTTAAGCTCCAAGCAGTATcaaatattttcattttatattgtCGTGAATATCAATACTTCATGATAAAGCAGAATAAAAcaaactttttcattttttgaggttcttcctttttttcttcatcCTAAGCACTATGcatttcttaaaaaaataaacagtGTAGAAATCAGTACCCCTCCTTCAGAGTCAAAATAGCCGTGTGCACAGCATCTTCAAGCTCAATTTCATCAGTGTAcctaaatagaaaagaaaaaataaataatgttGAGAATATTAGAAAATGCTAGAATGTCAAACCCCAGCTAAACACGTACATACACGTACACACAtatcatatacatacatatataattaaatgtgtgtgtgtggtatTAAGCAAAAACGTGGAGctgattgtgtgtgtgtgtgtgtgtgtgtgtcaattTGAACAAGCAGTTTTTGCTGAAATGTCTAAAATCACAGAGTACCTCTTCTCAAGAAAAGTTTTTGCATTTGAGACATTCTTTCCCATTGCAGAGGCTTTCCATGAAAAATATGAACCTGAAGGATCAACCTACAGAGAAATTTATGTTTAGTTGCAGAATCGAACAACTAAAAACAGTAAATAACCAAACTAACCGATAATCAATATTGCAGAGCTGAAGTACCTGGAATAGTTGGGGACCACTGTCATCAAAACCAGCAACCAGAAGAGATACTCCAAAAGGCCTTACACCactgcaaagaaaagaaaagaaaatacatcACTAAATTTTATACAGTCGTTCGAGTTTTTGTTTCTCTGGTAACACTCATTCATTCAAGTTCAAAATCAGCTGCACGTCTTGAAATAAGAAATCTCACAAGTAGAAGGTGTTGTAATACTTTAAGTTTTGTACTTATATATCCTACTTCCCAAATCTCTTTTTATCTtgctaagagaaagaaaataaaatagtcACTATCCATATGAAGAGTTTGGTAATTACCCAGATTGAGTAAACTCTTGCATCACAGCAGCAGTTTCCCTCACAAGTTGAGTAACAGGGATTGGTTCCTACAAGTAAAAGTTTTACACAAATTAGAACCTTGACCATAAGAAAGCAACTTATTTTTTagtcatatttttttttaaaaaggaaggATGAATCTTTGCCACATCACATCTTGAAGACATAAAATCAAATATGCAGAGAGGAAAACTGAATACCTTATATAACTGATGATACTGCACTGCCTGCTTCCTGCTTTTCCGAACCAAAACTCGAAAATCAGGACCCATACCACTGCAGTATAAAAAGTAATGGTGAGAAGAATTTAAAAAGCCCATTTCAAAGATTAAAACTTGCTGAATTGTTTAAAATTCTCGTATGGACAGGCGACTACGAAGTGTCCACGATATGAAGGATCACCTCTGCGCTACACTAAGAGATTAACGGTCCTAATTACAGGAAGTGCAGAAAAAGCCAACCTGTAAACAACTCCAATATTTGGTGTCAAACACTGTATCTTTTGAACCTGATCAATGAAAATGCATCTCATTCAGCAACCGAGCCAATACAAACAACAAACTTAAGCAGATACAAAAATGTAATACAGGAAACATCGAGTGTGACTTACAGATGCTTCATCAACCAAGATTGAAGGTAGCTTCTTCTCGGTGGCAATAACAACCCCATTGGAAGCTGCAGTCACGAAGTATACTCAATTAAACAGACATCCACATCTACTAAAGACAACACTTAAATTCATCCCTTCATATCACATCAGCAGGCCACAAACTTTCCGAGTATTTCCTCAGAAACATACATCCAGACACATTCGGAACACCACAGAAAGTCCCATATTTATCACGGAATTTGTTTTTAATACCCAATTTGGCCAATTAAAAGCACATGTCACATAAAAAGACCTAGCTAGCCAAATTGTACAATTGTCTCACTCCACTATTCTTTCTGCAGATTTAGACTCAAACTACATATCGATTCCAGAGTATGTTCTATCCAAATCTCACCTAAACATCAGATCATACATTTCAATTTCAGCTCAAATTCTTATTAGCTCAGATAAAAAAATCCAGCTTTGGAGTTCAAACCATTACAGACCCAAATTCTAGTTCATTCAACGTATCACAAAGACTACAAATACTAGTTCAAACAAAAGCATAAACCAAAAGCAGAGAAAACCCAGAGCACATTACCTTTGATCCCCAAAGaggtctgacccgacccgactgcTGTCAAAGCGTGCTCGATCTGCACAAGCTTCCCTGAAGGACTGCccaacataaaccctaaattaaccaaaatttacaaaaacCCATCCAAATTTCTAAACCTGTAATCGGCGGAGGGTTTACCTGAAAGTGGTGAGCGAAAACGAGTACTGACTGTCGCCCATGGTgcactagagagagagagactgaaactttgggtttgggttgaggtaaagattgaagctttttctttgttttgaggAAGGGAGAGAGATTTGAGTGTGGTTTTGGGCGAAAGAGCATAAAAGGGGACTCTGAAACTGAGCTTTTCTTGTTGGAGAAGaaggttttggtttggttgggGGAATGGGCTTTGAATCGGTTGACCCAAAAACTAGACTGGGCTTTGAATCGGTTGACCCAACTATCTAGCCCACCTAgatcttactttttttttaaatatttttttatattgaaaTTATATTTGCATGCAATCCATTTCTAAAGAGGTTCCCTCAGCTTCATTGATCCATTAGGATCAGGTGGTAGTCTAACTCCTATTTTAAAATTTCTCCTTTCTCCAATGAAAAGATTTATGCAATATTCATGTTCGTTAAAGTTAAATATTGTCGACTGCTTCTCTCTGCTAGAGTTCTCTAGAGGGGAAATTGATTGAGTTTCGAATTATGATGGCAGCGGAGGAGGCTATCGTGCATCTAGTTGGGGGTGAGGATGCAATCCAagattcttttttttatgtatGTGGCCGGTTGCTTTCTCATAAACGGGTGTTGCTTCCGTCGTTTTTGACAGCGATTTCTGGCATTTGGAGTTTGAAAGAGCAGGTTTAGATCCTTGAGGAGGAAAGGGGATCTATGTTTTTCAATTCAAGGAGCAGGAGACGAAGGATCACTTCCTCAATGGCAGACCTTGGTTCTTTAACAATTCCATGCTTCTGATTATGACGGAATCCATGATCTTGCAGAGGTTTGGATGGTGGTGAAGGTTTTGTGCATGGCCATGCGCAATGGCCGCTCCCTAACCCTACTTGGGAACGCTTAGGGGATCTTTGTGCGATATGATCAGGCGGCGTTGCAAAGGAAGGATCATGTGCAAAGGATCCGTGTTGTGCACGACGTACGCCATCGTATATTGGCACGTCGTACGTACTCATTTTCGGCGGAGGTGGCGGTGGAATTGGAGCTGAGATACGAGAAGTGTCATGGCATTTGCTGGAGCGTTGGGTAGCTGTGATGGAGCACTGACGACGATAATGGCGTCGAGTTGGGCTTTGGAGGCCTCATTGCTGGTGGCTGACACAGTCGAAGATGTGCCGCCCGACAGTTCTGAGGTGCTACCGGCGGTAGGTTGGAGTTCGGAGCCTTATATAGAAGGGACTATGGTAATCGGGTCAGCGCTTGTGCACGAGTCAGCATTGGGGCAGGAGGACGCAACTGCTCAAGTTTTCTCAGTGAGAACCGTAATTTGAAATCAGGGTTCTCTACCAGGCCTGGGGCTGGGATGGAATTGATGTTGGGCCCAGAACTTGGGCCTCTTGGGCTGAGGTGGCAGATGAGGTTGCTAGGCTGATTGGGACTGGTGATGGGCTTGCATATACTATTGCATATGGGCCTGATGCTGCAAGAAGCACAGTTTTGGCAAATGCAAATGGTGCTAGGGTAAGTGGAGCTTGGAGAAGCGGCTAAAGCCTAGCTTGGCGGTAATACCTCGTGAATTTCATCTTGATGCAATTGTAGAGGTCCTAGTTACTATTGGGAAGACTCATAAGAAGAAGGGTCGACCTAGGGGTCGTCATAATAAGCCTAAGTCTCAGGATGGAGAGTTGGAAAGTAAGAGGACCAACCTGATGTCGAGGTTGTTGGATGCTAAAGAACCTGAGGCATGTACTAACTCCAACACCAAGGGGAAGGATAAAgtacatgcttagggtttcaaCTAGGCCTGAGATCGGTTTTgttcttgtgttttttttttaaggaactgGGATCGAAACCGGTAGCAGTTTCCGGTTCGGTTATTACACTTTTGCATACACAAAACCGTATTGGAACCGAATTGTTTTTTTTCGAGTCGGTTCTATACTGTTTTCGGTTCCTATACACAGAACCACAGATGAAGTAATGGTGGAGATCGAGAATGGGATTCGAAGCACAGACCCACAAATGaactgggttttctgggttttgcaacTTTTCaaatagaaggaagaaggaagaacagTTACAAGGGTAGGGGATAGGGCTTAGGGCTTAGGGCTGCCAGCTACATTTGAGAAATTGGGGAAGATCTGAACTGAGAAGCTAGGCATAGGAATGGTAGAGATCGAGAATGGGATTTCGAAGCATAGAGCTAAAGATGAACtaggttttctgggttttgcaacTTTTAGAAtaaaaggaagaaggaagaacagTTACCAGGGTGGGGGATAGGGCTTGGGGTTGCTGGCTGTGTTTAAGAAATTGGGGAAGAACTGAATTGAGGTGCTAGGCTAGGGTTGCGGTTGAAACTTTAAATTGTGTAGTACAATCGAAAATGAGAAAACTTTTTGGGGGAGGtcagttttttgtttgtttttgggtCCAGACCTATTACTTGGCTGCAATTATATATGGGCTTCAATATATGGTATAATGGGTCCATGGGTGTATTAAGGCCTGGGATCGATTCCTTCGGTTCTTAATTAAGTGGTAGAGAATCTTAGAACCGTAATCGAACCGTTCCATGTAAAACGGTTCAGGTCTTAACAAAATGGACGTTTTTCACACAAGAAACTGAATCGAACTGCTGATTCTGATTCGGTCTGGCGCGGTTCTACCAGTTTTCGATTCTAAAATTCCAGCCCTAGTTTCAACATAACAAGACATTCTGGACGCAAGCCTTTACAGTAGGGGTAATTTCTATAAGTTTTTCTAAGAcatttctagttgatatttgtaccacaattgcgtgcttagaagattagactagatgaatatttTTCCTTAGATGACGAGATTATTCTTACTTAGGTTAGGCTTGCTGTTCAGCAAACGTCCATTTAGATTATAATGAGTTTAATTGTGACTTAGCTAGGTTTTATCCGGTTTGTCTTGGAATTTCTTATGTAAATTCTGTTAGATTTTATCTTGTCTATTATGGTTTGATTATTAATAAGATCAAtcgtattaaaaaaaaaagggaaaaattcaccaacggtgtctggacacttaggggactttcagaatgatacctgaacttacaaaattatcaatgtgatacctggactcattttttcatatcaacatcgtacctacgaccaatttccgtcacggagccgttaaattttgcacgtgcatggcacgtgagtcacttaatgaagacaaaaagaccgatttaccctcgagaaaaattcaccaacggtgtctggacacttaggggacattcagaatgatacctgaacttacaaagttatcaatgtgatacctggactcattttttcatatcaacctcgtacctacgaccaatttccgtcacaaAGCAGTTAAATTTTACAAGTgtgatgcacgtgagtcacttaataaagacaaaaagaccgatttaccctcaaaagttttttttttccttttcttttcttttctttctttctttctttattcttcttcttcttctttttcggttTCTTTATTCTAtccttctctccttgccaacacCACCGCTTTTGGAGAACCCACCATCGAATATGcaggaagaaaaatgggggagagccacaacaacctccaccaccgcgcAATGACGTCgtcctccgctgcttctcgattgggtttgggtataaggactgcttcttcctccaccgccagcgaaatcgtggaggctcgaggccacattctaagggccaccggccGGAAGGACCGCCACAGCAAGGTCTACACCGCCAAAGGCCCCAGGGACCACCATGTCTGGCTCGCcgcccacaccgccattcaattctacgatGCGCAAGACCGACTCGAATACGACTGGCCCAGCAAGGTCGTCGATTGGGTCATCAAGAAAGCCAAGGCCGCAATCAAAGAGCTCCACGAGCTGCCGCCGTGGAACccgaactcaatttctattcagacaacatcttctCCGACGGTGTCGATATCCGCCGTGCAGGACACGCAGAACGTGAGCCTCCATTTCTCGATTgtggaggctccgagttctTTGTCTGCTAATCGGTGAGGCacaatggtgggtagcagcggagtggcggagctggtgaatcagaatagctcgaattttctgcaggtgaggatggtgtggaggccgaagttgttaatctttggTTGCCTACAATTGCCTCTGATCGAAGTTTGGCTAGAGGCCAAAGTTGTCGGCTAGaccgatgaagttgcaggtgaggatggtgcggaggtggtgttgcatgtcagGAACGATGGAGAGGATGGCGGGGTGGGATTgaagctgtgatttgagagtggagggctggcggggtctgagtttctgatcaatggtgtataaaaggggtcggaggagagaacgagagtggtggtggctacGTCGTCGGCGGCGGTGGCGGGGATGAACTCAGAGTGAGCAGCGAAACCTCAGTGCACAATTTCAATATGCTGTAGGATTTGAAGTGGGGGGA
It encodes:
- the LOC112166315 gene encoding pentatricopeptide repeat-containing protein At2g35130 translates to MLSRLSSFLHTQNPQNTKRPNCKLFLHFLLQVFMLTVERAISYIFIGSRSCKTNCRWKAKSSNGGAAGKSKPKLDTIYIDKRGKFRSFNHKKVSRKRCGSLRSRGWKYGSGFVDGIFPVMSPTAEQILDIVQNEADRIKIWEVLDTLPASHIIWDDIINVAVQLRLNKMWDSIILMCEWILHKSSYKPDVICYNLLLDAYGQKSLHKEAESTYLELLEARCIPTEDTYALLIKAYCKSGLLDRAEAIFGEMRKYGLPPSAIVFDAYINGLIKGGNPQKAEEIFQRMKRDQCEPSADTYTMLINIYGKARKSYMALKLFREMRSQKCKPNICTYTALINSFAREGNCEKAEEIFEQLQEAGLEPDVYAYNALMEAYSRAGYPYGAAEIFSLMQHMGCEPDRASYNIMVDAYGRGGLHEDAQAAFEEMKRLGITPTIKSHMLLLSAYSKAGNVARCEDIVNQMRESGLELDTFVINSMLNLYGRLGQLEKMEEVLTALEKGPYAADISTYNILINIYGRAGFFDKMEELFQSLPAKKLKPDVVTWTSRLGAYSRKKLYTRCVEIFEEMIDAGCYPDGGTAKVLLASCSSEDQTKQVSVVIRTMHKDVRTVLPI
- the LOC112166316 gene encoding proteasome subunit alpha type-2-A, which codes for MGDSQYSFSLTTFSPSGKLVQIEHALTAVGSGQTSLGIKASNGVVIATEKKLPSILVDEASVQKIQCLTPNIGVVYSGMGPDFRVLVRKSRKQAVQYHQLYKEPIPVTQLVRETAAVMQEFTQSGGVRPFGVSLLVAGFDDSGPQLFQVDPSGSYFSWKASAMGKNVSNAKTFLEKRYTDEIELEDAVHTAILTLKEGFEGQISGKNIEIGIIGEDKIFRVLSPAEIEDYLAEVE